GATGGAAAGTTGTGGAAAGGGGCCACACTGACACAGAGGGTCTGCTTGCCTCACACCACTGCCTGATCTCCAACCCACAAGGGCCCTGGTGACTTGGCTCTAACCACTGCAGCACGGGAGCCCAGGGCACACAGACGGTGGACGCAGCCAGGGTTTGCACTGGGGTGCAGTGACTCTTCTCTTTGGGGTCGGTCCTATTTTGGCGGTCTCTGAGAAGTTGGAAACTCATGGGACAGCCCAGCCAGTGGATCACCTCTCACGTGGATGGTCTCTATCACCCAAAAAGTTTTCACCGTGGCCCACACAGGCTCTGTGGCCACTGGACTCATGACGGCTTGCCCTGTGCCCCACTGTGCCCAGGGCCCAGCAGGGCTGTGACACTTGGACAGCTGTGCAAGTTACAGCCCTCCACCAGGAATAGAAGGAAGATGTTCCTCCTGAGTGAGGTCCCCAGCGGAGCAgacccctttccctttctctctctctctctctctctctctctctctctctctcatgacaGACTGTGCCCGCGTGTTTTCTTGCAGAGCGACCACAGGCAAGTTCTCAGCTCCCTCCTGTCTGGGGCCCTGGCTGGTGCTCTGGCCAAAACGGCGGTAGCTCCCCTGGACCGAACCAAAATCATCTTCCAAGGTAAATGCTCTCTGTCCGCCTGTCGTGTACGATAGAGATGCTTCCAGGTGCTTGCCCTCCTCTGCAGCCCCCCAAACTGCACTGCAAACTGgctttaaaatgcctttttaggggcacctcagcgactcagtcggttaagcatccaactgcttgatttcggctctggtcgtgatctcacggttcatgggatcaagccctgcatcgggctcttgtgcagagcctgcttgggattctctcccccctccctctggccccctGTCCCtactgctcattctctctctctccctctctaaataaataaataaataaacttaaaaaaaatgcttcttaaaaATCCACTTAGAAACCCTGGTAGCCCCCAGGGCTGCCATCACAAAGTACCATATACAACTCAGCTCACACTCCAGAGGCCAGAGGTCTGGAATCAGGGTGTCATCACCGGTCGGTTCCTTTTGTGGACTCTAGGGGAGGAGCCTTCCAGCTCCCGGGGCTCCAGGCATCCTTGGCTTCTGGTCTCATCTCCCCAGACTCTGCTTTGCCCTCTGCGTCTGTGTCCACTCCTCtcataaggacacttgtcattggatatAGGGCCCACCCGACTCCAGTAAGGTGTCATCCTAatgtaattacatctgcaaagaccctgtttccaaatgaaGTCCCATTCACTTCTACTCGGCATGAGGACATGGACACTCCTTTTGGGGAGGCCCAGTTCACTCTCTCCTTGGGGTCAAGCAGCCACAGGGTCCCCTGAAGAGGAGGCCTTTCCATCCCATAGACAGTGACCAGTGCCTACAACAGGGCAGTCACAAGCGGGGACCCCTGCCCCTCAACTGTTTGGGAGGAAGGGACTGCAGATTCAAGCCAGGCCCTCCTCGAGCTGGTCCCCGAgcctccttgtgcctcagtttcctcatccacaaaacaGGACTCTAATATCAGCCTCCTCCCAAAGGAGTGAGCTGACGTGGGAAAGAGTGTACTGTTACCTGGAGCGTAGTGCCCTGCGGGGAGCTGGGTTTAGCTCTGAGGGCCAGTAGGTGTGCACAACTGTCCGCACAGATGAGACTGTGACGGTGTCCTGGGAACACGGCAGACGCTCGGAAagtgaggagagggaggctgCAAGACCCCTTGTGGCGCAGGCACCCGAGGGCAGAGCACACTGTGGAATCGGGGAGCGAGGCGGCAGCCATCAAGGGTGCGGGAGGCCGGTTGGGGTGGCCGCCTGCACCTGTGAGAAGATAGGGTCGGCTCTGGGCAGGGGACACCTCCCAGGACTTGTTCTGAGAGGACCAAGCCCCTTGGCTGCTCTGCACAGCTGGAGCCAGGGAGGCCTTTCCCAAAGGGGTTTGGTTGAATTGGAGTCCGGCTGGGTGGGGCGAGCTGTCAACCCCAAGGGGCAGAAGCCCCTGCAGAGACCCTCGCTTTTCTGGGGAGTGAGGCGGCAGCTCCCTTCCCTGGGGAAAAGTTCACAGGCAGCGGGCCCTGAGCCAGTGAGGAAGTTCCCTGGAGGAGACTGACCCTGCTCAgagcgcccccccccacctcagcccttGGCAGGGAAGCATCCTCAGGGGCTGTTCTCACTCCCCATGCTCAGACCTGAGCCCAGCAGTGGGGTCCCACAGACCGAGGTCCTGTCCTTCACATCTAATGGTctctattgtgtttttgttttcttccagtgtCTTCAAAAAGATTTTCTGCCAAGGTGAGCCACTGGGTCACTGACTCCTGGCTCTGGGGCCATCACCGTCCGCCCTGCTGAGCTGGCAGGAGGTGGTGGCACGTGGCCAGGGGTGAAGGAAgatgtttttcaaagtgttttttccctttcatctccCCAACAAGCGAGCTCCCAGGCTGCCAGGTGACCTGAggcctcccccaccagccccagggCCGCCTGTCCTAGTGCCCCGACCTCGGCCTGGATGCAGCCCACCCCAGGAACTGACAGGAGACACTCATCCTTGGGGCGGTGGGGAGAGGACTTGAAGTTCTAAACCTACAATTTCacatttgattcatttttaaacagAGAGCAGGCATCACCTTTGTAATACAGGAAGAGCTAAAGAATATCTTTGAAAGCTAGACTACCGGCCAGACCTTCTGTGTGGGGCTCTTGTCTGCAAACCTTGTTTCCCCTGGCTCGTGACTATTCCTCGGGCCAGAGGAGTAGGGAGACAGGGGTCCCTGCGCGGGGCCCAGAGAATGTGGGGGGTAAGGTGGGGTGGGTCCGATAAGGTGGCCCCAGTCACAGTGCTGGACAAAACAGGGTGTTCTCCATGGATGGAGCACAGGGCAGGCGAGGGTGTTGACCTTGCCCCCCTCTCCAGGAGGCCTTCCGGCTCCTCTACTTCACCTACCTCAACGAGGGCTTCCTCAGCCTGTGGCGCGGGAACTCGGCCACCATGGTGCGCGTGGTGCCCTACGCCGCCATCCAGTTCAGCGCCCACGAGGAGTACAAGCGCATCCTGGGCCACTACTATGGCTTCCGCGGAGAGTGAGTggccgccccccgccgcccccaaaACCCGTCTCAACCCTGCACCACCACcctgtcctcctgtctctgcaCGCTCACCACGGCAGAACTCTCGTTTGCCCAGGCTCCCCTCCGAACCTAAGTCCAGGGAGGGCCCCTGATCCCCACTGCGCCCCAGTGTCCGCAGGGAAGGAACACGTCATGACTGCATACAAGCAGATGCCAAGGAAAGGCAGCTGTGGGAACCTCAGAATGATGTCCGCCCAGGAGACCCATCGCTCCGCCATAAGGCGGCCAGGCCCCGCCCAATCCTTGCTTCTCCCCCCTGGCTGAGACCTGTGGGCACCCCAAGTCTTGGGGGGGTCCTCATTTTCTCTCGTCTCCTCCCCCTCTTTCAGAGCCCTGCCCCCTTGGCCCCGCCTCCTGGCAGGCGCACTAGCTGGAACAACAGCTGCTTCGCTGACCTACCCCTGGACCTGGTCAGAGCAAGGATGGCCGTGACCCCAAAGGAAATGTGAGTTCCTAGGCCATGTGTTCTGTTCTGCCGCTACTCGCCACACGGGCAGTAATTGGTTCTCTTAGCCGATACTAGGACCATTACTAGTATTGGCTCTCGTTTGTACTTCTATCAAACCGAaagtcttcattttaatttttttttaatgtttgtttatttttgagagaggaagagagagcatgagtcggggaggggccgagagagagagacacacacacacagaatccaaagcaggcttcgagctgtcagtggaaagcccaacgtggggcttgaacccacaaaccatgagccaaagtcagacgctcaactgactgagcctcccaagtgtCCCCCAAAGTCTCCATTTTGGATTGGCACGGATACATTACCAATGCCCACGGTGAAAAGACAAGGGCTGGGCACAGCAGAGTGACCTGGGAGGTGAAGGTGGGGTACAGCCTTAGGCACGCATTTCCCCCTCCAATGCCAAAGCTTTTGCAATGTGGTTGTGTTCCTTAAAGAAGGAAGGCGTCAACATCCAGACCCTGGCCCGCCCGTCTtcgggaggagcagagaattAGTCAAGGCCAGCGGCCCCTCTGCGTGCCCATAGCCCACGCACTCTGTCACTCTGTCCTGCAGGTACAGCAACATCTTTCACGTCTTCATCCGCATCTCCCGAGAAGAGGGCCTGAAGACCCTCTACCACGGGTTCACGCCCACCGTGCTGGGGGTCATTCCCTACGCCGGCCTGAGTTTCTTCACCTATGAGACGCTCAAGAGCCTGCACAGAGGTAAGGAGACGGAAGCCAGGGCAGCACCTCCCAGGGTCACACACACACCGAGGCGGGACCCTAAGATCCCCCCACCGGGCCCGGTCAAGGTCCGAGTCAGAACAAGACCCGTATCAAGCCACCACTGAGGCTGCTAGACTCCCAGCCTTTCGTGCCGCATTTTGAGACCAGCTTTGTGAAATCCAGAGTGTCATCCGGAGCAGTGGCAGCCACTTGTGCACAGAGCGTCCCGGGTACGGTCTAGACGGCAGAGGGAGTGCCCTCTCGTGTTTAGGTAATTTTGAGAAATTCAAAAAGTgcagaaaaacagagaacaatATGCCACCACCCATACCTGCTACCCGCCCCCGCCCGGTGCAAACAGGTGGTGACGTTGCTCCGAGATGTTTTCTGTTAAAGAAAATGTTCCAGGTGAAGCGAGGTCCtgtgttccccacccccagccccgctccCCGCTGAGGCCTCTTTACAAGAACTGCATCCCTCGCGCTGGCTGCTGATGCTTCCACCCACATTTCTATGTGCAGCAGGAACAATACCTTGTAATGTTGTAAACGGTGACCACAGTTGAGTTACCTACTCCTGCAGCGAGTGCAGCTGGGCCCCAGCTCTCAGTTCACCCTGGGTCCGGGTCGGAGGCTCTGAGTCCACCCTGCCGGGTCTGAGGCTCTGCCGTGCCTTTTAGCAGTGGAGTGGGCCTCCCCTGCCGGGGGCTGCTGGGTGTTCCCAGGTTTTCAGTGATCAGACACCCAGGGTGTGAGCCCCCAGTTTGGGGATGTACTCCGCTTGCCCCCCGGCCCTGTCTCCATGCACTCACCCAACGTGGGTGCCAGCGGATTCCTTCCTGTCCGGCCAGCGTGCTGAGTGAATAGCGGTGTCCCACTGTTTGTAATTCCTAGTTTACCTTTACAACCACAccgtttttgttctgttttcttttgtttaatttaaaaaaatttttttttaaatttttttttttaatgtttattcattttttgatagagacagagtgtgagtgggggaggggcagagagggaaggagttcgagaaggggctcgaactcacggaccgtgagatcatgacctgagctaaaggcggacgcttaaccgactgagccgcccaggcgccccttaatttttttttttttttaatgtttgtttagttttgagagagacacagagtgtgagtgggggaggggcagagagagaggaagacacagaatctgaagcaggttccaggctctgagctgtcagcacagagcccgacgcggggctcgaactcacggaccatgagatcatgacctgagtcgaagtcggatgcttaaccaactgagccacaaggcACCCCTACAACCACACAGTTTTAAAGAACCCCTCTTGTTTGGCTGCTGCCCCTTCCTGTGTCCCACATGTCCCGTCCACCCAGCTGCTCACCTCACCGCATCCCTGCAGCCCTGTGGAGGGTACCCAC
This sequence is a window from Prionailurus bengalensis isolate Pbe53 chromosome A2, Fcat_Pben_1.1_paternal_pri, whole genome shotgun sequence. Protein-coding genes within it:
- the SLC25A42 gene encoding LOW QUALITY PROTEIN: mitochondrial coenzyme A transporter SLC25A42 (The sequence of the model RefSeq protein was modified relative to this genomic sequence to represent the inferred CDS: inserted 1 base in 1 codon); protein product: MGNGVKESAVRVREDAEAVLPSPVNSKSDHRQVLSSLLSGALAGALAKTAVAPLDRTKIIFQVSSKRFSAKEAFRLLYFTYLNEGFLSLWRGNSATMVRVVPYAAIQFSAHEEYKRILGHYYGFRGEALPPWPRLLAGALAGTTAASLTYPXDLVRARMAVTPKEMYSNIFHVFIRISREEGLKTLYHGFTPTVLGVIPYAGLSFFTYETLKSLHREYSGRPQPYPFERMIFGACAGLIGQSASYPLDVVRRRMQTAGVTGHPHASIAHTLRAIVREEGAVRGLYKGLSMNWLKGPIAVGISFTTFDLMQILLRHLQS